The Fulvivirga maritima genome segment TCTACTGTAAGGTCAGGGTTTTCAACTTCATAAGTTACAGTTTCACCGTTTTTGTCTTCAGCAACTAATGGAGCTTTGTGGTTAACTGCGGTGGCAGCTACTATCACACTTTTACCGGATTCTAATGGATAATCAGATCCATTACCAGGTATTTGAAGTACTTCTTCTAAATATACATAACCACTATTAGCATTTGTTTGGTCTGTCTGACCTGCTGATAAGCTCCAGTCATATTGTCCATCAGCTAAATAGTTTTCTTTCCCTGCACCGCTAGTAGAAGTGGCTCCTTTTACCTGTGCTATGTAGAGACCATCAAGAAAGATGATGTCATTGCTGTTATTATGAATTTCTATGAATTGATCTCTGAAGTTGGCTCCTAATTTCGCATCAGATCCTGCAAAATAAAGTTGCTTGATCAGTAGATCACCTACTTGACCAGACTCTAGTATCATGTCAGTGCTGGTTACTCCGGTTTCTGAGATGCTTATAGTGGTTGAAGTGTTGAAGTATACTTCTCCTGTAGTTTGTTTGTTAAATGCCTGTTCGTAATCATCAGCACTCATGGTGAGACTGGCATTTACAGTATAATTGCCAGGGGTTACTTCTATTTCTGCAGCTCCTGCCGAGGTAGTGGTAGCGGTGTAGCTTCTGCCATCTTCAATGTTATTTAAAGTCAGGGTTACACCCCCAGCGGCTATACTGCCGTAATCTTCATTAAAGTTTACATTAATAGTATGTGTTACCGGAGTTATAAATTCTCCATCATCATCTGAGCAAGCCCAGAATAGAAGTAGTGCGCTTAGTATATAAAGTTTTTTCATTGGTAAAATAAGTGTGTATATGTTTAAAATTGATATTTGATTTGAGCTCCGAAGCTTATAGGATCATTTTTCGACATCTTGCCGGAAATAGTAGATTCCACCATGGGCTGATAATCCAGGAAATTATAAGCATAGAATGAAAAGCTAAGTCCGTTAGACAGTTCTTTGGAAATTCTTAAATGAAAGTTGTGATAGATGCTTGTTCTGTTGTCGGTTGAATTGCTTTCAGGCAGTACTATGCTGCTATATTTTTCTGCTGTTCTTTCCTCAGGTGCAATTTCTATTCTTTGGCCGGCCCCATTAAGATAGGCATAGGGGTATAAGTCTATAATGGAAGCGTAGTTAGTGCTAAAGGTAAACTGCTCAGCAGTTAATGAAATCAATAGGCCAATTTCTGAGATATGGTGCGTAATAGTTGCTGTCAGTTTTAGTTGATCGCGTATGTCTGGTTGCGTTTTGTTAAAACCATACAGATATTCAGTTTCGAGGGGGTCTTTACTTTTTTTGAATCTCTCAGATGAATTGAAGGTAGTAGAATGAGTGTAGGATCCATTCAGTGAAAAGGAGGTGTTGATAGCTTTTATTTTTTTAAAATTTAAATAAAATTCTATCCCTTTGTCTTTGGTTTCCGAACCATTGTAAGCCTGGCTATAGGTGAGCAAAATGTCTCGATAACCACTTATCTGATATGTAGGTGCTTGGTTTGGATTTTCAAAGTTAAAATCTACGTTGGGTACTGAAACTGATGTATATTTATCATCAGATACTATTCCATTGTAAGTGAAGTTGTAGTAGGCTGTAATAGCCAGAGAAGCGATTTTTGCATTATAATTGGTGCCTATCTCGTATTTCCAGCTTTTATTCGGACTTAAGTTCAGCTTGCCAATCTCTTGCTTGTAGGTTTGAATAAGGTTGAAGGAGTACTCATTAGTTCTGAAGTCAGCTATGAGCATGTCAAAATATTGATCTCCCGGATATATTTGTGATAGGGAAGGCGCTTTAGATGCGAAGCCTATCCCACCACGAACACTCCATTTTTTCGTAAGCTCGTAACCGAAATTAGCCCTTGGGCCAAAGCTTGCAAATCCATTTTGCATGTCCATGCGGAAGCCAATGTTAGCGTAGAGCTCTTTATTGTTTGCAAAGGTATGAGTGATATTATCTTGAAGGTAAATACCATAATTGACACGAGGTTTTACATAAGAATCAAAATCCAATGGTCTGGTGGAGTTGCCATCACTATCTCCAGCGCTGGATAGGGCAATATAAGCGAGCGCATTTTCTGAGGATACCACTTTTCCTTTACCACTATTATCAGTGTAGGATAAGTTGGTGCCTAGAGATAAGCTGTGATCTGTATTGTTCGTTTTTAATACTTTATTTAAAGATACGTTAGCACTGATGTTTATAGGTTTACCAAATACCTCTGATTTTTGAAGATAAGCTACTGGTGTATATTCACCAGGGGCCAACCCCGTTTCTGTGCTTGTAGGTAATATTTTGCCTCCATTATTTATGAATTGTTGCTTATATGACCTTTGAGATGCATAGCTATAGGCCGCATTGAGGCTGATATTATCGATAATTTGCGTGTTAGGTTTCCAGCTAAGGCGGTTGCTCACTCTAAAGCCTATGTCTTTTCTGCTGCTGGCATCTTGGCCGCCGTCATCATTATCCTTGTCATAGTTGATGTCATCAAAATTATTATGGAATGTAAATGATAAGGTGTTTCTAATGGTATTGTCATTATTATGAGTGCTCCAAATAGCTGAAGTGTTAATACGGTTGAATTTTTTAAGGCTTTCTCTGGGATCAGTATTAGAATTTAAATAATCAAAGGAAAGGCTTAAGGCACCTCCTTTATCATTGATTTTGAAACCTTTGTTGAGAGACATTGAAGTAGTCCCTTGTCTTAAGTTAGCGCTGAGTGTATAAGGTGTTACTCCAGCTTTTCTGTTGATCTTTACTACTCCTGAGGTAAGGTTGCCATATTTGGCGTCAGGAATACCGGTTATCACTTCCACCTCTTCTATGTTAGAAGCCGGAATAGTACGCAGGTCTATGCTGGAATTTACATTGTCAGTATCAAGTAAACCGTTACTATCGTCATAGGTTTGCATGTTAGCATCGTTAGATAGCGCAACGCCGTCTAATACAAATGAAACGCCAAATGCATTTACATTAGTAGTGTTAGCGCTTCTAAGCGTGATGGCCTTGGATCTGGTAAAGTCAGGTGCTGAAATGGTTTGGCCTGGCAACTGTTGCAAAATATCACCTACGCTAAAGGATTGTACCTGATCTACAGCATATTCATCTAGTTTAATAGATGAGCCTACTTTAGAAGTAGTAGGGGTGGCGGTTACAGTTACTTCATTAAGTTCGAGGTTCTCGTCTTTTAGCTTAATAAGTACTTGAGAGGTGTTGCCGATGTCGCTGGAGCGAAGTATATATTCTTGCTTGCCTAAAAAATGAAATTCTAACTCAAAGGCCTTGGCGTTTAAGGTGATACTAAACTGTCCGTTAGTATCGGTGTAAGTCCATTGATTAGTGTTTTGGTTTTGAATACTTACACCAGGTAAGGCTACAGAATCTTCATAGGAAATTACCTTACCACTGATAGTGGTCTGCGCTTGTGCTGAGAAAGAACAGAAGAATATGATCAAAAATATATATAGCCGCATCGTCCAAAAAATTGAGCGGCAAACATACTAATCTTATTTAGATTAATTAAAAATAAGAAAATAAAAATTGATTTTATTGAAATTACTTACATCGTGATGAAGTGTTGTATAATTACTTAAATTCTGTAATTAGTTTAATAATAGATCGTTGTGATTTTGAATAATAATTCAAAAAATGAAATATTACATAAAGAGTAGGGAGGTGGACCTGCCATTAGTTTAAATCAATATTAATGATTTATAATGCCAGATCTAACAGGAAAAGAAACAGGACTAGCAAAAAAGCTAGTCCTGAGTAATGATTTGCTTATTGTATTATTAGCTGAAATGCCTTTTGGTTATCACCTATTTTTAGATTGATATAATAAGTGCCTTTGGTTAGACTACTAGAGTTTACATGTATGCGTGTTGCTTCTATTTGGTAATCTAATGCTATTTTTTTACCAGAACTATCGAAAAGTTCTAAATATATCTGACTATCTGGTATTTGCCCTGGCAGGTTAATGTTAAATGAGCCATGATTAGGGTTAGGATAAAGCACAATGTTGCTGCTTAGTTCAGTTCTAACACTAATTATGTCAAAGATTTCTGTCTTGCCATTATAGTCTGTTTGTGCTAATCTGTAATAAATAATACCCTGATTTATCACATCGTCGTCATAGCTGTAATCATGCTCTGTGTTAGTAGATCCGCTACCTTGTACCGTTGCTATTTCTGTCCACTCTATACCATCTAGTGATCGGTATATGGTAAAGTAGTCATTATTTTCTTCAGTGGCTGTAGCCCAGTATAAATGCACCTTATTTTCTATGTTTATACCGTCCCACTCCATTAGCGTTATAGGTAGCGTGTTAGAAGGATCTGCTTCTATAATACCATCGGGGTTAGCTCCCGGATTAGAAGGTCTATCCGCACCAGGGTCGGCTGCTGATCCGCTATTATTATTATCACCGCCA includes the following:
- a CDS encoding DUF4876 domain-containing protein, producing the protein MKKLYILSALLLFWACSDDDGEFITPVTHTINVNFNEDYGSIAAGGVTLTLNNIEDGRSYTATTTSAGAAEIEVTPGNYTVNASLTMSADDYEQAFNKQTTGEVYFNTSTTISISETGVTSTDMILESGQVGDLLIKQLYFAGSDAKLGANFRDQFIEIHNNSNDIIFLDGLYIAQVKGATSTSGAGKENYLADGQYDWSLSAGQTDQTNANSGYVYLEEVLQIPGNGSDYPLESGKSVIVAATAVNHKAPLVAEDKNGETVTYEVENPDLTVDLSQAQFEGYYADYQTSIGQNPLTSDIDNPNSVNLNIIFKTFKGNDLILDTNGREAIVIFSATDEELNSWNRIPLPTVTNVSETTATFMQVPASFITDGVMCQNTDPSKQTPARLPNTIDAGDKAVIKGRQSSESIIRKVKSTDGDKVFYQDTNNSANDFEVLSHPEVIIQ
- a CDS encoding TonB-dependent receptor; its protein translation is MRLYIFLIIFFCSFSAQAQTTISGKVISYEDSVALPGVSIQNQNTNQWTYTDTNGQFSITLNAKAFELEFHFLGKQEYILRSSDIGNTSQVLIKLKDENLELNEVTVTATPTTSKVGSSIKLDEYAVDQVQSFSVGDILQQLPGQTISAPDFTRSKAITLRSANTTNVNAFGVSFVLDGVALSNDANMQTYDDSNGLLDTDNVNSSIDLRTIPASNIEEVEVITGIPDAKYGNLTSGVVKINRKAGVTPYTLSANLRQGTTSMSLNKGFKINDKGGALSLSFDYLNSNTDPRESLKKFNRINTSAIWSTHNNDNTIRNTLSFTFHNNFDDINYDKDNDDGGQDASSRKDIGFRVSNRLSWKPNTQIIDNISLNAAYSYASQRSYKQQFINNGGKILPTSTETGLAPGEYTPVAYLQKSEVFGKPINISANVSLNKVLKTNNTDHSLSLGTNLSYTDNSGKGKVVSSENALAYIALSSAGDSDGNSTRPLDFDSYVKPRVNYGIYLQDNITHTFANNKELYANIGFRMDMQNGFASFGPRANFGYELTKKWSVRGGIGFASKAPSLSQIYPGDQYFDMLIADFRTNEYSFNLIQTYKQEIGKLNLSPNKSWKYEIGTNYNAKIASLAITAYYNFTYNGIVSDDKYTSVSVPNVDFNFENPNQAPTYQISGYRDILLTYSQAYNGSETKDKGIEFYLNFKKIKAINTSFSLNGSYTHSTTFNSSERFKKSKDPLETEYLYGFNKTQPDIRDQLKLTATITHHISEIGLLISLTAEQFTFSTNYASIIDLYPYAYLNGAGQRIEIAPEERTAEKYSSIVLPESNSTDNRTSIYHNFHLRISKELSNGLSFSFYAYNFLDYQPMVESTISGKMSKNDPISFGAQIKYQF